Within Hyalangium ruber, the genomic segment TGCGCTCGCTGCCATCGAGAACCCGGGCACCGTCACGCTGCCGAAGGCCCAGGGCTGACCACCTCTCCCTCCGTGCGGCCAAGGACGGGGCAGCTCCGTGTCGGGACGGGGCTCGGCGAGGACTTACGATCCGCAACGCCACCATCAAAGTGGAATACGCTGGCACGACCTTCCTGATCGACCCCATGCTGGCAAAGAAGGGCGCCTACCCTGGCTTCGAGGGCACCTACAACAGCCACCTGAGAAACCCGCTGGTGGAGCTGCCCATGCCGGTGAACGAAGTGATGAAGGCGGATGTGGTGATCGTCACCCACACGCACTTAGATCATTGGGATGACGCGGCCAGGCAAAATCTGCCCAAGAACATGCCGATCTTCGCGCAGAACGAAGAAGATGCCGAAAGCATCCGCAAGGACGGTTTTACGGACGTGCGTGTTCTGACCGAGAACACCGTCTTCAACGGCACGCGCCTGAGCAAGACCGGTGGCCAGCATGGCGATGACAAGATGATGACGGATCTCGGCAAGATCCTTGGCAAGGTCTCGGGCGTGGTATTCGAGCGCCCCGGCCATAAGACCGTGTATGTGGCCGGCGACACCGTATGGAACCGCC encodes:
- a CDS encoding MBL fold metallo-hydrolase, producing RSLPSRTRAPSRCRRPRADHLSLRAAKDGAAPCRDGARRGLTIRNATIKVEYAGTTFLIDPMLAKKGAYPGFEGTYNSHLRNPLVELPMPVNEVMKADVVIVTHTHLDHWDDAARQNLPKNMPIFAQNEEDAESIRKDGFTDVRVLTENTVFNGTRLSKTGGQHGDDKMMTDLGKILGKVSGVVFERPGHKTVYVAGDTVWNRHVEESIQKYQPDVIVLNTGYARVLGYDGSIIMGKEDLYRAYQSAPKAMVIGTHMESVNHATQSRAELRDYIAEKGLNPQRVRVPADGQAYSF